A genomic segment from Phalacrocorax aristotelis chromosome 16, bGulAri2.1, whole genome shotgun sequence encodes:
- the LOC142065161 gene encoding uncharacterized protein LOC142065161 isoform X1, with protein MDSLHFTWLCFLLLTIAAPCPNIAMPSGNPDERMRDSSSGKTNVTVYHCKGCKSNVCESSNYEEFVKIGETQSEVFSNEILQLVTKETHIKMCFQQENTSEGFYAIFWEKPMGAGDACNYLDLTVSSENVGGNIQICCEAKTDISVPNSRLNCYPEAPDEKTRPSTAYTTGDLGDLPLPNSKKSSIGIITPVVIVGVCAAALAIWWVLQKQNGQAVGKTKRVPDKENLTP; from the exons ATGGACTCTCTTCACTTCACTTGGTTATGTTTCCTCCTTCTGACCATTGCAGCTCCCTGTCCAA ATATTGCCATGCCCAGTGGCAACCCTGACGAGCGAATGCGAGACTCTTCCTCTGGCAAAACAAATGTGACAGTCTACCACTGCAAAGGCTGTAAGAGCAATGTATGTGAATCATCAAATTACGAAGAGTTTGTAAAAATTGGTGAAACACAAAGTGAGGTATTTTCAAACGAAATACTTCAGTTGGTGACCAAAGAAACACACATCAAGATGtgttttcagcaagaaaatacttctgaaggTTTTTATGCCATCTTCTGGGAGAAACCCATGGGAGCAGGAGACGCATGTAATTACCTGGATCTTACAG TTTCCTCAGAAAACGTGGGGGGTAACATTCAAATCTGCTGTGAAGCAAAGACTGACATTTCGGTGCCCAACTCTCGCCTGAACTGCTACCCTGAAGCACCAGATGAGAAAACCAGACCATCAACAGCCTACACCACTGGAGACCTAG GTGATCTTCCACTTCCAAACAGCAAAAAGAGCAGCATTGGCATCATCACCCCAGTAGTGATTGTTGGGGTTTGTGCAGCAGCACTGGCGATATGGTGGGttctacagaaacaaaatggtCAAG CTGTTGGAAAAACCAAAAGGGTTCCTGACAAGGAAAACCTCACACCTTGA
- the LOC142065161 gene encoding uncharacterized protein LOC142065161 isoform X2, protein MDSLHFTWLCFLLLTIAAPCPNIAMPSGNPDERMRDSSSGKTNVTVYHCKGCKSNVCESSNYEEFVKIGETQSEVFSNEILQLVTKETHIKMCFQQENTSEGFYAIFWEKPMGAGDACNYLDLTVSSENVGGNIQICCEAKTDISVPNSRLNCYPEAPDEKTRPSTAYTTGDLGDLPLPNSKKSSIGIITPVVIVGVCAAALAIWWVLQKQNGQGPVLMFRQIFNGRI, encoded by the exons ATGGACTCTCTTCACTTCACTTGGTTATGTTTCCTCCTTCTGACCATTGCAGCTCCCTGTCCAA ATATTGCCATGCCCAGTGGCAACCCTGACGAGCGAATGCGAGACTCTTCCTCTGGCAAAACAAATGTGACAGTCTACCACTGCAAAGGCTGTAAGAGCAATGTATGTGAATCATCAAATTACGAAGAGTTTGTAAAAATTGGTGAAACACAAAGTGAGGTATTTTCAAACGAAATACTTCAGTTGGTGACCAAAGAAACACACATCAAGATGtgttttcagcaagaaaatacttctgaaggTTTTTATGCCATCTTCTGGGAGAAACCCATGGGAGCAGGAGACGCATGTAATTACCTGGATCTTACAG TTTCCTCAGAAAACGTGGGGGGTAACATTCAAATCTGCTGTGAAGCAAAGACTGACATTTCGGTGCCCAACTCTCGCCTGAACTGCTACCCTGAAGCACCAGATGAGAAAACCAGACCATCAACAGCCTACACCACTGGAGACCTAG GTGATCTTCCACTTCCAAACAGCAAAAAGAGCAGCATTGGCATCATCACCCCAGTAGTGATTGTTGGGGTTTGTGCAGCAGCACTGGCGATATGGTGGGttctacagaaacaaaatggtCAAG gaCCTGTCTTAATGTTCCGTCAGATTTTTAATGGTAGGATTTGA
- the LOC142065161 gene encoding uncharacterized protein LOC142065161 isoform X5, translating to MDSLHFTWLCFLLLTIAAPCPNIAMPSGNPDERMRDSSSGKTNVTVYHCKGCKSNVCESSNYEEFVKIGETQSEVFSNEILQLVTKETHIKMCFQQENTSEGFYAIFWEKPMGAGDACNYLDLTVSSENVGGNIQICCEAKTDISVPNSRLNCYPEAPDEKTRPSTAYTTGDLGDLPLPNSKKSSIGIITPVVIVGVCAAALAICCWKNQKGS from the exons ATGGACTCTCTTCACTTCACTTGGTTATGTTTCCTCCTTCTGACCATTGCAGCTCCCTGTCCAA ATATTGCCATGCCCAGTGGCAACCCTGACGAGCGAATGCGAGACTCTTCCTCTGGCAAAACAAATGTGACAGTCTACCACTGCAAAGGCTGTAAGAGCAATGTATGTGAATCATCAAATTACGAAGAGTTTGTAAAAATTGGTGAAACACAAAGTGAGGTATTTTCAAACGAAATACTTCAGTTGGTGACCAAAGAAACACACATCAAGATGtgttttcagcaagaaaatacttctgaaggTTTTTATGCCATCTTCTGGGAGAAACCCATGGGAGCAGGAGACGCATGTAATTACCTGGATCTTACAG TTTCCTCAGAAAACGTGGGGGGTAACATTCAAATCTGCTGTGAAGCAAAGACTGACATTTCGGTGCCCAACTCTCGCCTGAACTGCTACCCTGAAGCACCAGATGAGAAAACCAGACCATCAACAGCCTACACCACTGGAGACCTAG GTGATCTTCCACTTCCAAACAGCAAAAAGAGCAGCATTGGCATCATCACCCCAGTAGTGATTGTTGGGGTTTGTGCAGCAGCACTGGCGATATG CTGTTGGAAAAACCAAAAGGGTTCCTGA
- the LOC142065161 gene encoding uncharacterized protein LOC142065161 isoform X4: MDSLHFTWLCFLLLTIAAPCPNIAMPSGNPDERMRDSSSGKTNVTVYHCKGCKSNVCESSNYEEFVKIGETQSEVFSNEILQLVTKETHIKMCFQQENTSEGFYAIFWEKPMGAGDACNYLDLTVSSENVGGNIQICCEAKTDISVPNSRLNCYPEAPDEKTRPSTAYTTGDLGDLPLPNSKKSSIGIITPVVIVGVCAAALAICKSRGIAVLT; encoded by the exons ATGGACTCTCTTCACTTCACTTGGTTATGTTTCCTCCTTCTGACCATTGCAGCTCCCTGTCCAA ATATTGCCATGCCCAGTGGCAACCCTGACGAGCGAATGCGAGACTCTTCCTCTGGCAAAACAAATGTGACAGTCTACCACTGCAAAGGCTGTAAGAGCAATGTATGTGAATCATCAAATTACGAAGAGTTTGTAAAAATTGGTGAAACACAAAGTGAGGTATTTTCAAACGAAATACTTCAGTTGGTGACCAAAGAAACACACATCAAGATGtgttttcagcaagaaaatacttctgaaggTTTTTATGCCATCTTCTGGGAGAAACCCATGGGAGCAGGAGACGCATGTAATTACCTGGATCTTACAG TTTCCTCAGAAAACGTGGGGGGTAACATTCAAATCTGCTGTGAAGCAAAGACTGACATTTCGGTGCCCAACTCTCGCCTGAACTGCTACCCTGAAGCACCAGATGAGAAAACCAGACCATCAACAGCCTACACCACTGGAGACCTAG GTGATCTTCCACTTCCAAACAGCAAAAAGAGCAGCATTGGCATCATCACCCCAGTAGTGATTGTTGGGGTTTGTGCAGCAGCACTGGCGATATG TAAATCAAGAGGAATAGCTGTCTTGACATGA
- the LOC142065161 gene encoding uncharacterized protein LOC142065161 isoform X3, producing MDSLHFTWLCFLLLTIAAPCPNIAMPSGNPDERMRDSSSGKTNVTVYHCKGCKSNVCESSNYEEFVKIGETQSEVFSNEILQLVTKETHIKMCFQQENTSEGFYAIFWEKPMGAGDACNYLDLTVSSENVGGNIQICCEAKTDISVPNSRLNCYPEAPDEKTRPSTAYTTGDLGDLPLPNSKKSSIGIITPVVIVGVCAAALAIWWVLQKQNGQVNQEE from the exons ATGGACTCTCTTCACTTCACTTGGTTATGTTTCCTCCTTCTGACCATTGCAGCTCCCTGTCCAA ATATTGCCATGCCCAGTGGCAACCCTGACGAGCGAATGCGAGACTCTTCCTCTGGCAAAACAAATGTGACAGTCTACCACTGCAAAGGCTGTAAGAGCAATGTATGTGAATCATCAAATTACGAAGAGTTTGTAAAAATTGGTGAAACACAAAGTGAGGTATTTTCAAACGAAATACTTCAGTTGGTGACCAAAGAAACACACATCAAGATGtgttttcagcaagaaaatacttctgaaggTTTTTATGCCATCTTCTGGGAGAAACCCATGGGAGCAGGAGACGCATGTAATTACCTGGATCTTACAG TTTCCTCAGAAAACGTGGGGGGTAACATTCAAATCTGCTGTGAAGCAAAGACTGACATTTCGGTGCCCAACTCTCGCCTGAACTGCTACCCTGAAGCACCAGATGAGAAAACCAGACCATCAACAGCCTACACCACTGGAGACCTAG GTGATCTTCCACTTCCAAACAGCAAAAAGAGCAGCATTGGCATCATCACCCCAGTAGTGATTGTTGGGGTTTGTGCAGCAGCACTGGCGATATGGTGGGttctacagaaacaaaatggtCAAG TAAATCAAGAGGAATAG